The proteins below come from a single Cannabis sativa cultivar Pink pepper isolate KNU-18-1 chromosome 3, ASM2916894v1, whole genome shotgun sequence genomic window:
- the LOC133035778 gene encoding uncharacterized protein LOC133035778: MLRLTSKRIAQALASRSAQSPAVQVLPRHYHERVVDHYNNPRNVGSFDKSDPTVGTGLVGAPACGDVMKLQIKVDEGTGKIVDACFKTFGCGSAIASSSVATEWVKGKQMEEVLTIKNTEIAKHLSLPPVKLHCSMLAEDAIKAAVKDYEAKRGINANATPEAARLEKAADA, from the exons ATGTTGAGGCTCACGTCGAAAAGAATTGCACAAGCTCTAGCGTCACGGTCGGCGCAGTCACCGGCCGTCCAGGTCTTACCACGTCACTACCACGAGAGGGTTGTTGACCACTACAACAACCCCCGGAATGTTGGATCGTTTGATAAGAGCGATCCAACGGTGGGGACCGGCCTCGTCGGAGCACCGGCATGCGGCGATGTTATGAAACTTCAAATTAAGGTCGATGAGGGTACGGGCAAGATTGTCGATGCTTGCTTCAAGACCTTCGGATGCGGATCAGCTATCGCGTCTTCCTCTGTCG CTACTGAATGGGTGAAGGGCAAACAAATGGAGGAAGTCCTAACCATTAAAAACAC AGAAATTGCCAAGCATCTGTCACTCCCTCCAGTTAAGCTACACTGTAGCATGCTTGCTGAGGATGCTATCAAGGCTGCTGTTAAAGACTACGAAGCTAAACGAGGTATCAATGCTAACGCCACTCCAGAGGCAGCTCGTCTAGAGAAGGCAGCCGATGCTTGA